Proteins from a genomic interval of Bradyrhizobium sp. CCBAU 53340:
- a CDS encoding glycosyltransferase family 4 protein has translation MRIAQVAPLTEAVPPKLYGGTERVVHWLTEELVALGHDVTLFASGDSQTSAKLDALWPRALRLDGSVRDPNALHMVLLERVRQKCDDEEFDFLHFHLDYYPWSLFYRQPTPFLTTLHGRLDLPEHQPVFNTFSKMPVISISNAQRRPVPQANWVTTIHHGLPENLLTPKPAKQEYLAVLGRIAPEKGVDRAIKIATHCGIPLKIAAKVDRADQDYYDELIKPMIVNNPLVDYIGEISDNEKSDFLSGALGLLLPIDWPEPFGLVMIEAMACGTPVVAFNRGSVPEIIDEGLTGFVVEDVLSAAGVVGRLAQLDRTAIRKQFEKRFTARRMALDYLAAYRGLTEEQAPRIKLVSSAE, from the coding sequence ATGCGCATCGCGCAGGTAGCTCCGTTGACGGAGGCTGTTCCACCCAAGCTGTATGGCGGCACCGAGCGGGTGGTGCATTGGTTGACGGAGGAGTTGGTTGCCCTGGGCCACGACGTGACATTGTTCGCCAGCGGCGACTCGCAAACATCGGCGAAGCTGGATGCCTTGTGGCCGCGGGCACTCCGTCTCGACGGTTCCGTGCGCGATCCCAATGCGCTGCACATGGTGCTGCTGGAGCGCGTGCGGCAGAAATGTGACGATGAGGAGTTCGACTTCCTCCACTTCCATCTCGATTACTATCCGTGGTCGCTGTTCTACCGCCAGCCGACGCCGTTCCTGACCACGCTGCATGGCCGGCTCGATCTGCCGGAGCATCAGCCTGTGTTCAACACCTTCTCCAAGATGCCCGTCATCTCGATCTCGAACGCGCAGCGGCGGCCGGTGCCGCAGGCGAACTGGGTGACGACGATTCACCACGGCCTGCCGGAAAATCTGCTGACGCCGAAGCCTGCCAAGCAGGAGTATCTCGCCGTGCTCGGCCGCATCGCGCCGGAGAAGGGCGTCGATCGCGCCATCAAGATCGCGACCCATTGCGGGATTCCGCTGAAGATCGCGGCCAAGGTCGATCGCGCCGACCAGGATTACTATGACGAATTGATCAAGCCGATGATCGTGAACAACCCGCTGGTGGACTACATCGGCGAGATCAGCGACAACGAAAAGTCGGACTTCTTGAGCGGCGCGCTCGGCCTGCTGCTGCCGATCGACTGGCCCGAGCCGTTCGGCCTCGTGATGATCGAAGCCATGGCCTGCGGCACCCCGGTGGTCGCCTTCAACCGCGGCTCGGTGCCTGAGATCATCGATGAAGGCCTCACCGGCTTCGTGGTCGAGGACGTCCTCAGTGCCGCCGGCGTGGTGGGACGTCTTGCGCAACTCGACCGCACGGCCATCCGCAAGCAGTTCGAGAAGCGCTTTACCGCACGGCGGATGGCGCTCGACTATCTCGCCGCCTATCGCGGCCTGACCGAAGAGCAGGCGCCGCGGATCAAGCTGGTGAGCAGCGCGGAATAA
- a CDS encoding methyltransferase domain-containing protein, translated as MVWDPQQYLKFSGHRLRPAVDLLMRIPDIGPRTVADLGAGAGNVTKLIKERWPSAAVTGVEGSAEMVAAGRKAAPEVEWSHEDLGHWRPARQYDVVYSNAALHWLPNHAALFPSVMEKVAPGGILAVQMPRNFLAPSHVLIGETALDGPWRSKVEHLVTPPPVEGPAFYHDVLAPLSANIDIWETEYLQVLQGENPVKEWTKGTWLTRYLDVLEGDEKAAFEAAYGARVAKAYPKNEAGQTLFPFRRLFMVAQRKG; from the coding sequence ATGGTCTGGGATCCGCAGCAATATCTGAAGTTTTCCGGCCACCGGCTCCGGCCCGCGGTCGACCTGTTGATGCGAATCCCCGACATCGGTCCGCGCACGGTCGCCGACCTCGGCGCTGGCGCCGGCAATGTCACGAAGCTCATCAAGGAGCGCTGGCCGTCAGCGGCGGTGACCGGCGTCGAGGGCTCGGCCGAGATGGTCGCTGCCGGGCGCAAGGCCGCGCCCGAGGTGGAATGGTCACATGAAGATCTCGGCCATTGGCGCCCCGCCAGGCAATATGACGTGGTCTACTCCAATGCCGCACTGCACTGGCTGCCCAATCATGCGGCACTCTTTCCGTCGGTCATGGAGAAGGTCGCGCCGGGCGGGATACTTGCAGTGCAGATGCCGCGCAACTTCCTGGCGCCATCGCATGTCCTGATCGGCGAGACCGCCCTAGATGGACCGTGGCGGTCCAAGGTCGAGCACCTCGTCACGCCACCGCCGGTCGAGGGGCCGGCGTTCTATCACGATGTTCTGGCGCCGCTGTCTGCGAACATCGACATCTGGGAGACCGAATATCTCCAGGTGCTGCAAGGCGAAAATCCCGTGAAGGAATGGACCAAGGGCACCTGGCTGACCCGCTATCTCGACGTGCTCGAGGGCGACGAGAAGGCGGCGTTCGAAGCGGCCTATGGCGCGCGGGTCGCAAAGGCCTATCCGAAGAATGAAGCGGGCCAGACGCTGTTCCCGTTCCGGCGGCTGTTCATGGTCGCCCAGCGCAAAGGTTAA
- a CDS encoding TRAP transporter large permease — MRAATVFALLIALMLTGIPVSIALGLTVMTFLFTLTAVPIEAVSMKLFTGIEGFEIMAIPFFILAGNFLTHGGVARRMINFATSLIGHWHGGLGLAGIVACAMFALVCGSSVATVAAIGAIVLPEMVRHGYPMRFGAGIITVAGSLGILMLPSIPKIVYAVSTNTSIGALFVAGLLPGILLTTMLCVVTWWLARSRDYPRLPKATWSETLRTFRESIWGLMLVVIIIGGIYSGLFTATEAAAMAAVYSFFISVFVYRAIGMKDVPRVLLRAANTSAMLLYIVTNAVLFSFVLSNENLPATLADWIAAQNLGWVGFLLLVNVLLLLAGNFMEPNSIILIMAPILAPAAKKLGIDLVHFGIVMDVNMEVGLCHPPVGLNLYVASMIARMRITDLAGAVMPWLLTMLGFLVIVTYWPDLTLWLPRVLGMH; from the coding sequence ATGCGCGCGGCCACCGTGTTCGCGCTGCTGATCGCGCTGATGCTGACCGGCATCCCGGTCTCGATCGCGCTCGGCCTCACCGTGATGACGTTCCTGTTCACGCTCACGGCCGTGCCGATCGAAGCCGTCTCGATGAAGCTCTTCACCGGCATCGAGGGCTTCGAGATCATGGCGATCCCGTTCTTCATCCTCGCCGGCAATTTCCTCACCCATGGCGGCGTCGCGCGGCGCATGATCAATTTCGCGACCTCGCTGATCGGGCACTGGCACGGCGGCCTTGGCCTCGCCGGCATCGTCGCCTGCGCGATGTTCGCGCTGGTGTGCGGCTCGAGCGTGGCGACGGTCGCCGCGATCGGCGCCATCGTGCTGCCGGAGATGGTCCGGCACGGCTATCCGATGCGCTTCGGCGCCGGCATCATCACGGTCGCCGGCTCGCTCGGCATTTTGATGCTGCCGTCGATCCCGAAGATCGTCTACGCGGTTTCGACCAACACCTCGATCGGCGCGCTGTTCGTCGCGGGTCTGCTCCCCGGCATCCTGCTGACGACGATGCTCTGCGTCGTCACCTGGTGGCTCGCGCGGAGCCGCGATTATCCCCGGCTGCCGAAGGCGACCTGGAGCGAGACGTTGCGCACCTTCCGCGAGAGCATCTGGGGCCTGATGCTGGTCGTCATCATCATCGGCGGCATCTATAGCGGCCTGTTCACCGCGACCGAAGCGGCTGCGATGGCCGCGGTCTATTCGTTCTTCATCTCGGTGTTCGTCTATAGGGCGATCGGGATGAAGGACGTGCCGCGGGTGCTGCTCCGTGCCGCCAACACCAGCGCGATGCTGCTCTATATCGTCACCAACGCGGTGCTGTTCTCCTTCGTGCTCTCCAACGAGAACCTGCCGGCGACGCTCGCCGACTGGATCGCGGCGCAGAACCTCGGCTGGGTCGGCTTCCTGCTGCTGGTCAACGTCCTGCTGCTGCTCGCCGGCAATTTCATGGAGCCGAACTCGATCATCCTGATCATGGCGCCGATCCTGGCGCCCGCGGCCAAGAAGCTCGGCATCGATCTCGTCCATTTCGGCATCGTCATGGACGTCAACATGGAGGTCGGCCTCTGCCATCCGCCTGTCGGCTTGAACCTCTACGTCGCCTCGATGATCGCGCGAATGCGCATCACCGACCTTGCGGGGGCGGTGATGCCGTGGCTGCTCACCATGCTCGGCTTCCTCGTCATCGTGACCTATTGGCCCGATCTGACGCTATGGCTGCCGCGGGTGCTGGGGATGCATTAG
- a CDS encoding MFS transporter, translating into MTSTLPAAAREPDHPKADGLPAEQRRWAIAAIFTALAMASLDTAIANIALPAIAADLHVSPEQSVWVVNVYQIALVTTLLPLGALGEIVGHQRIYLGGLILFTAASLLCAVAWSLDSLLVARTLQGLGASGIMSVNTALVRFVYPGRMQGRGFGHNALVVATAFTFGPSIASAILAVGPWPWLFAVNIPFGLVATGIGFAMLPKTPRADHGFDFVGAALAAICLGLFITGIGSAAHNLSPVLVGIELIAALALGFVLTRRHAEHPAPMLPIDLFGRPMFALSAATAVCSFAVQGLAFVSLPFYFEDVLGRSQVETGFFMTPWPLVVGIMAPIAGRLSDRYAVGLLGGIGLVLLGLGMALLALLPASPSIPDIVWRIMICGMGFGFFQAPNMKAIMSSAPPHRGGSASGIVATARLTGQTTGAALAAACFALAGHNGATVALALGAGFAALGSVMSFLRLAVK; encoded by the coding sequence ATGACATCAACGTTACCTGCCGCTGCGCGCGAGCCCGATCACCCCAAAGCCGATGGCCTGCCGGCCGAGCAGCGTCGCTGGGCGATCGCCGCCATCTTCACCGCGCTGGCGATGGCCTCGCTCGACACCGCGATCGCCAACATCGCGCTGCCCGCCATCGCCGCCGATCTGCATGTCAGTCCGGAGCAGTCGGTCTGGGTGGTCAACGTCTACCAGATCGCGCTGGTGACGACGCTGCTGCCGCTCGGGGCGCTCGGAGAGATCGTCGGGCACCAGCGCATCTATCTCGGCGGTCTAATCCTGTTCACTGCGGCCTCGCTGCTCTGCGCGGTGGCGTGGTCGCTGGACAGCCTGCTGGTCGCACGCACCCTGCAGGGCCTGGGGGCCAGCGGCATCATGAGCGTCAATACGGCGCTGGTGCGCTTCGTCTATCCCGGCCGGATGCAGGGTCGCGGCTTCGGCCACAATGCGCTGGTGGTGGCGACCGCCTTCACCTTCGGCCCCTCGATCGCGTCTGCGATCCTGGCGGTCGGCCCATGGCCCTGGCTGTTCGCGGTCAACATCCCGTTCGGCCTCGTCGCCACCGGCATCGGCTTTGCGATGCTGCCGAAGACGCCGCGCGCCGATCACGGTTTTGATTTTGTTGGCGCAGCTCTCGCCGCAATCTGCCTCGGCCTGTTCATCACCGGCATCGGCAGCGCCGCGCATAACCTGTCACCTGTCCTCGTGGGCATCGAGCTGATCGCCGCGCTCGCGCTGGGCTTCGTCCTGACCCGACGTCATGCCGAGCACCCAGCGCCGATGCTGCCGATCGATTTGTTCGGCCGGCCGATGTTCGCGCTGTCGGCGGCGACCGCCGTCTGCTCCTTCGCCGTGCAGGGCCTCGCCTTCGTTTCGCTGCCGTTCTATTTCGAGGACGTGCTCGGGCGCTCGCAGGTCGAGACCGGCTTCTTCATGACGCCCTGGCCGCTGGTGGTCGGCATCATGGCGCCGATCGCCGGCCGCCTGTCCGATCGCTACGCGGTCGGCCTGCTGGGCGGCATCGGACTTGTGCTGCTCGGCCTCGGCATGGCGCTGCTCGCGCTACTTCCGGCGAGCCCGAGCATTCCCGATATCGTCTGGCGGATCATGATCTGCGGCATGGGGTTCGGCTTCTTCCAGGCGCCGAACATGAAGGCGATCATGTCAAGCGCGCCGCCCCACCGCGGCGGCAGCGCCTCGGGCATCGTCGCCACCGCGCGCCTGACCGGGCAGACCACCGGCGCGGCCCTCGCCGCGGCCTGCTTTGCGCTTGCCGGTCACAACGGCGCCACCGTGGCGCTGGCGCTCGGTGCAGGCTTTGCCGCGCTCGGCAGCGTGATGAGCTTCCTGCGGCTGGCGGTGAAGTGA
- a CDS encoding DctP family TRAP transporter solute-binding subunit — MRKLLLAAAVAAFALAPVLSSDLAQAQSPIIIKFSHVVANDTPKGKGALKFKELAEKYTNGKVTVEIYPNSSLYKDKEEIEALQLGSVQMLAPSTAKFAPLGIKEFEALDLPWLFKDDATYSAAMKGTVGKWLFQKLEAKGITGLAYWDNGFHMVSSNRPLSKPEDFKGLKFRISGSKIADQYFRLMGSIPQIMAFSEVYQALQTGVVDGCENTASNYLTQKFYEVQKDITVSYHAHLQYAVIVNSKFWSGLPPDIRTQLEKAMADATDYTNQIAHQENEDALAEIKKSGKTTLHYLTDADRKAWQEAMQPTYKWAKGRVGQEVLDLIAKELDVKMN, encoded by the coding sequence ATGCGCAAACTCTTGCTTGCGGCCGCTGTGGCCGCGTTCGCTTTGGCTCCGGTCTTGTCTTCGGACCTGGCTCAGGCCCAGAGCCCGATCATCATCAAGTTCAGCCACGTCGTCGCCAACGATACTCCGAAGGGCAAGGGCGCGCTCAAGTTCAAGGAACTTGCCGAGAAGTACACCAACGGCAAGGTCACGGTCGAAATCTATCCGAACTCCTCGCTCTACAAGGACAAGGAGGAGATCGAAGCGCTTCAGCTCGGCTCGGTGCAGATGCTCGCGCCTTCGACCGCGAAATTCGCCCCGCTCGGCATCAAGGAGTTCGAGGCGCTGGACCTGCCCTGGTTGTTCAAGGACGACGCGACCTATTCCGCCGCGATGAAGGGCACCGTCGGCAAATGGCTGTTCCAGAAGCTCGAAGCCAAGGGAATCACCGGGCTCGCTTATTGGGACAACGGCTTCCACATGGTGTCGTCGAATCGCCCGCTGTCGAAGCCGGAGGATTTCAAGGGCCTGAAGTTCCGCATCTCCGGCTCGAAGATTGCCGACCAGTACTTCCGCCTGATGGGTTCGATCCCGCAGATCATGGCCTTCTCGGAAGTCTACCAGGCCTTGCAGACCGGGGTGGTCGACGGCTGCGAGAACACCGCGTCGAACTATCTGACGCAGAAGTTCTACGAGGTGCAGAAGGACATCACCGTGTCCTACCACGCGCATCTGCAATACGCCGTCATCGTCAATTCGAAATTCTGGTCCGGCCTGCCGCCCGATATCCGCACCCAGCTCGAGAAGGCGATGGCGGACGCAACCGACTACACCAACCAGATCGCGCACCAGGAGAACGAAGACGCGCTGGCGGAGATCAAGAAGTCGGGCAAGACCACGTTGCACTATCTGACCGACGCCGACCGCAAGGCCTGGCAGGAGGCGATGCAGCCCACCTATAAATGGGCCAAGGGCCGGGTCGGGCAGGAAGTGCTCGATCTCATCGCCAAGGAACTCGACGTCAAGATGAACTGA
- a CDS encoding SDR family NAD(P)-dependent oxidoreductase: protein MDLGLKSKTAVVTGASIGIGRAIAKGLAAEGVRVVGVARRTDLLAELVQEVGGGLITPFEQDVMAKDAAEKIAAFALKELGHVDILINNAGGSRPLPVDAPDSKWDEAIALNFTSYRRIAHALLPQMIERKWGRIVNITGKSEPEGLNAAFAAKAAVHAWAKGLSREIGEHGITINCIPPGRIMSEQIRRNYAPDYRERFAEEEIPVGYWGEPEDLAVLAVFLASPLARYITGTVIPVDGGLRRYQF from the coding sequence ATGGACCTCGGGCTGAAATCGAAAACCGCAGTCGTCACTGGAGCCAGCATCGGCATCGGCCGCGCCATCGCCAAGGGCCTCGCTGCCGAAGGCGTGCGCGTCGTCGGCGTCGCGCGCCGAACCGACCTGCTCGCCGAGCTGGTGCAGGAGGTCGGCGGCGGGCTGATCACGCCGTTCGAGCAGGACGTCATGGCCAAGGACGCAGCCGAAAAGATCGCCGCGTTCGCGCTGAAGGAGCTCGGCCATGTCGACATCCTCATCAACAATGCCGGCGGCAGCCGCCCCCTTCCCGTCGATGCGCCCGACAGCAAATGGGACGAGGCGATCGCGCTCAACTTCACCAGCTACCGCCGCATCGCGCATGCGCTCTTGCCGCAGATGATCGAACGCAAATGGGGCCGCATCGTCAACATCACCGGCAAGTCCGAGCCGGAAGGCCTCAACGCCGCCTTCGCAGCAAAGGCCGCGGTGCACGCCTGGGCCAAGGGCCTTTCGCGCGAGATCGGCGAGCACGGCATCACCATCAACTGCATCCCGCCCGGCCGCATCATGAGCGAGCAGATCCGCCGCAACTACGCGCCTGATTATCGGGAGCGTTTCGCCGAGGAAGAAATTCCGGTCGGCTATTGGGGCGAGCCGGAGGACCTCGCGGTGCTCGCGGTGTTCTTGGCCTCACCGCTGGCGCGCTACATCACGGGCACGGTGATCCCGGTGGACGGCGGCTTGAGGCGGTATCAGTTCTAG
- a CDS encoding alkyl/aryl-sulfatase: MTEISSSEPKDATPSVIAQHQAMLNALPFSDTRDFDDAARGFLGTIEHAKIANPQGRTVWSLEPYGFLSSEQAPPTVNPSLWRQSRLNMQHGLFEVVPGVYQVRGLDIANMTLIEGDSGVIVVDTLTSIEGARAALDLYFKHRGLKPVAAVIFTHTHTDHWGGARGVLEEDALARASVPIIAPNLFMEHAVSENIIAGPAMLRRAQYQFGPFLAKGVRGQVDCGLGKTMAAGAVALLRPTDLIMATGDKRVIDGVEFEFQMAPNSEAPAEMHFFLPRYKLLNLAENCTHNFHNLLPFRGADVRDALAWSKYLGEALQLWGGKAEAMCGQHHWPVWGAERIDTMIREQRDLYKFAHDQTIRLMNHGLTAAEIAETIQLPKSLEGAWHGRGYYGHVRHNVKAIYQKYLGWYDANPVNLDPLPPVASGKKYVEYMGGADAILTRARADFAKGEFRFVAQALGHLVFAEPDNQAARALLADTLEQLGYAAESSTWRNAYLFGAQELRQGMPKTPPRPPMPRETLAALRTEQLWDVLGIRLNGPKAEGKHIVLNWSFSDTGETFVLNLENCALTYAQGVQAANADASFTLARATLDEVIAKLTSFPEAVAAGKVKLSGNPMKLAELMGLMDEFPRMFEIVEPKRAVVG, translated from the coding sequence ATGACCGAGATTTCCAGCAGCGAACCGAAGGACGCAACGCCGTCCGTCATTGCGCAGCATCAGGCAATGCTGAATGCGTTGCCGTTTTCCGACACGCGGGATTTCGACGACGCCGCGCGCGGCTTCCTTGGCACGATCGAGCACGCCAAGATCGCGAACCCGCAAGGACGGACCGTCTGGAGCCTCGAGCCCTACGGCTTTCTCTCCTCCGAACAGGCGCCGCCGACGGTCAATCCCAGCCTGTGGCGGCAGTCGCGGCTCAACATGCAGCACGGCCTGTTCGAGGTCGTGCCCGGCGTCTATCAGGTGCGCGGGCTCGACATCGCCAATATGACGCTGATCGAGGGCGACAGCGGTGTCATCGTCGTGGACACGCTGACCTCGATCGAAGGCGCACGCGCCGCGCTCGATCTCTACTTCAAGCACCGCGGCCTGAAGCCGGTCGCAGCCGTGATCTTCACCCACACCCACACCGACCATTGGGGCGGCGCGCGCGGCGTGCTCGAGGAGGACGCGCTGGCCAGGGCCAGCGTGCCCATCATCGCGCCGAACCTGTTCATGGAGCACGCCGTCTCCGAGAACATCATCGCGGGGCCGGCGATGCTGCGCCGGGCCCAATACCAGTTTGGGCCGTTCCTGGCCAAGGGCGTGCGCGGGCAGGTCGATTGCGGCCTCGGCAAGACCATGGCGGCGGGGGCGGTCGCGCTGCTGCGCCCGACTGATCTGATCATGGCGACCGGCGACAAGCGTGTCATCGACGGCGTCGAATTCGAATTCCAGATGGCGCCGAACAGCGAAGCGCCGGCGGAGATGCACTTCTTCCTTCCGCGCTACAAGCTCTTGAACCTCGCCGAGAACTGCACGCATAATTTCCACAATCTGCTGCCGTTCCGCGGCGCCGACGTGCGCGATGCGCTGGCCTGGTCGAAATATCTGGGCGAGGCGCTGCAGCTATGGGGCGGCAAGGCCGAGGCGATGTGCGGGCAGCATCACTGGCCGGTGTGGGGAGCTGAGCGGATCGACACCATGATCCGCGAGCAGCGTGACCTCTACAAGTTCGCGCATGACCAGACCATCCGCCTGATGAATCACGGCCTCACTGCCGCGGAGATTGCCGAGACGATCCAGCTGCCGAAGAGCCTGGAAGGCGCCTGGCACGGCCGTGGCTATTACGGCCACGTCAGGCATAACGTGAAGGCGATCTACCAGAAATATCTCGGCTGGTACGACGCCAATCCGGTCAATCTCGATCCGCTGCCGCCGGTCGCATCGGGCAAGAAGTATGTCGAGTATATGGGCGGGGCGGATGCGATCCTGACGCGGGCGCGCGCCGACTTTGCCAAGGGCGAATTCCGCTTCGTGGCGCAGGCGCTCGGCCATCTCGTCTTTGCCGAGCCGGACAATCAGGCGGCGCGCGCGTTGCTGGCCGATACGCTGGAGCAGCTTGGTTACGCGGCGGAGAGCTCGACCTGGCGCAACGCCTATCTGTTCGGCGCGCAGGAGCTGCGGCAGGGCATGCCGAAGACCCCGCCGCGTCCGCCGATGCCGCGCGAGACCCTGGCGGCATTGCGCACGGAGCAGCTCTGGGATGTGCTCGGCATCCGTCTCAACGGCCCGAAGGCGGAAGGCAAGCACATCGTGCTGAACTGGAGCTTTTCCGACACCGGTGAGACGTTCGTGCTCAACCTCGAGAATTGCGCGCTCACTTATGCGCAAGGCGTGCAGGCCGCGAACGCCGACGCCAGCTTCACGCTGGCGCGCGCCACGCTCGACGAGGTGATCGCGAAGCTGACGAGCTTTCCGGAAGCGGTTGCGGCAGGGAAGGTGAAGCTGTCAGGCAACCCGATGAAGCTCGCCGAACTGATGGGTCTGATGGACGAGTTTCCGCGGATGTTCGAGATCGTCGAGCCGAAGCGGGCGGTGGTGGGGTAG
- a CDS encoding isocitrate/isopropylmalate dehydrogenase family protein codes for MHIVVLPGDGIGPEITAATSGVLRTASERFQLNLRLEEHAVGHASLKLSGTTVRPELLDIVRAADGLILGPTATFDFKDEAHGEINPSRHFRKNLDLYANIRPARTYAGRPGRIGDFDLVVVRENTEGFYADRNMEQGNGELLVTPDVAISLRRITRACCERIAHAACRLAMKRRKHLTIVHKANVLKIGDGMFLDICRAAAKDYPGLEVDDILVDAMMAHVVRSPDRFDVVVATNMFGDILSDLTAELSGSLGLGGSLNVGDRYAMAQAAHGSAPDIAGQDVANPVSLILSTALLLAWHGERSGAVRYEEAARAIEAAVATALGEGRATRDVGGRLGTIAAGAAIAEILQAE; via the coding sequence ATGCACATCGTCGTTCTGCCGGGAGACGGCATCGGACCGGAGATCACGGCCGCGACATCGGGCGTGCTGCGTACCGCCTCCGAGCGCTTCCAGCTCAATCTGCGCCTGGAGGAGCATGCGGTCGGGCACGCGAGCCTGAAGCTCTCAGGCACCACGGTGCGTCCCGAGCTGCTCGACATCGTCCGCGCCGCCGACGGCCTGATCCTGGGACCGACCGCGACCTTCGACTTCAAGGACGAGGCGCATGGCGAGATCAACCCGTCGCGCCACTTCCGCAAGAACCTCGACCTCTATGCCAACATCAGGCCCGCGCGCACCTATGCCGGCAGACCCGGCCGCATCGGTGACTTCGACCTCGTCGTGGTGCGCGAGAACACGGAAGGCTTTTACGCCGATCGCAACATGGAGCAGGGCAATGGCGAACTGCTGGTCACGCCTGACGTTGCGATCTCGCTGCGCCGGATCACGCGGGCATGCTGCGAGCGTATCGCACACGCCGCCTGCCGCCTGGCGATGAAGCGCCGCAAGCACCTCACCATCGTGCATAAGGCCAATGTGCTCAAGATCGGCGACGGCATGTTCCTGGACATCTGCCGCGCGGCCGCGAAGGACTATCCCGGGCTCGAAGTCGACGACATCCTGGTCGACGCCATGATGGCGCATGTGGTGCGGAGCCCCGATCGTTTCGACGTCGTCGTCGCCACCAACATGTTCGGCGATATCCTCTCCGATCTCACGGCGGAGCTGTCAGGGAGCCTCGGCCTTGGCGGCTCGCTCAATGTCGGCGACCGCTACGCCATGGCGCAGGCCGCGCATGGTTCGGCGCCTGATATCGCAGGGCAGGATGTCGCCAATCCGGTCTCGCTGATCCTGTCGACCGCGCTGCTGCTCGCCTGGCATGGCGAGAGGAGCGGCGCGGTTCGCTACGAGGAAGCGGCGCGCGCGATCGAGGCGGCGGTAGCGACGGCGCTTGGTGAGGGCAGAGCGACGCGCGACGTCGGCGGCAGGCTCGGCACGATCGCAGCGGGCGCTGCAATCGCGGAGATCCTGCAGGCCGAGTGA